The Dendropsophus ebraccatus isolate aDenEbr1 chromosome 11, aDenEbr1.pat, whole genome shotgun sequence genomic interval ggacaataagtagtcctctccaataCGTGTGtgttcagtagtcctggatattcatgagcaccagcacattctgcccaccagctgctgattggcagttatctatccatgctgtgtatgggTAGTCACCTgataatcagcagctggaggatggggggagaggtACGACActaatcccattctcctgcatattagaagaacagcatttctgtcactagtttatgctgccctcatttaaacctagcgacagattccctttaagtctttttttCAACAGAAAAATGAATAAGTTAAGATTATTCTTACATTTCAGTAGAGTTAGAGTTCAGGACCAGAACAGAACAATCTTCACTGATGGAGGCCAAGTATGGAGAGCTGTAAGACACATCAGATCGCCCATAAGTGGAAACATTAGGAATCCAATTAGTAATAAAGTCCAGTGCCTAATGTAAAAGTGACTGCTgattcaaacaacttccctcaaTTAAATAGATGATGCGATTACTAATTTATATACATcatttatagagatgagcaaacttgcccaaATTTTGGGTTCACACAAACCCAagtggcatttgaatcctgctgcccggagaaggtggatgcagcccggaaactgtctgaaaaacatggacacagtgcTGTATCCAAagtttccaggcagtcctcgggctgcatccacctactccaggcagcaggattcaaatgccaatcattCGGGTTTGTGCGACCCCAAACtgttggcaagttcgctcatctcaaaaATGACCATGCCATGCCACCGATATGGtggcttatttttttgtgccataatctgtcATTTTTATTGGTATAATTTTTTTCACTGGGATTATTCGATTGCCGTTCAACAGTTTAATAGTCAAGACATTTCTGCACTTGTTGATCCTAAATATGCACTACATTGATCTATGAGACCTGCACTCTACCGGTACAGTCTGCCAAGACCAAAGAAATTTTGTAACGCCGCTGACATCTTAAATAGTCGACAGGTTTGGCGCTGGCTATTGGCGGCAGCCCACCAGTTACAGATAGTAGCTGGGAATTGCTGGGTATGAAGGTGGCTTTAATTCTAAGACCCCCTCCATACCCCAATGATGGGTGATTAAGTGGTCAATTCCCCCAATATATATCAGCTTCCCTTTATCTTTTTTGGCCGTACAAACCCCTGTTTACACAAGGAGATGTGCAGCCTATAAACATAAATTTGTGAGCATgatcaaaagatgcaatcagtcaATAATCGGGCCAACTGCCCGTTCTTTGGCCGATTatctgtggcagcagcagcagctctagcGATGCTCCTAgcagataattggcctgtgtaaaaggaccctaaaactGACTGAGTTATAAAATGGTTGGTCATTCATTTGACTGGCTGCATGCAATACATTTCTACAGCAGCATCTGAtgctaataaaatatatatccaATAGAAACGTCTTCTGACAAAATGAGCCGTTTGCCGAAACTTCAGTCTAGAAAGGTTTTCTTggttaacccccctccccctcctttgttaatgttgctgcagcgacgttaattcgATTTccctggatgacacaggcacagaagctgtgcctgtgtcatccgagTAGGGTCCCGGCTGTCAGCGACAGCCGGGAACCTGCCGcaactgtcagcaccagagcTGCGCTCCGCATCGAAGGGGCTCaaaacagagaattctccctctacaaagTAAGAAGTCTCTGTCTGGTAACCATGGGGGCTCTGTGATGTGATGGCAGAGCCCCGATGacagccatggaaaccagaagcctcaggcttctaatttcctggctacagaggccggcgaggaagggagggaaggaggtaATGCTTGCGCACGGCCGCGAGCTCGGccccctgtctgaacacagctgGGACATTGATGAATCAATGACCCAcagtcgtgaaagggttaatcaacCAGTTTACATAGCTTCCTGTACATTACATGAGCACTGTCACTTCAAAACCTATGATATGTCTTTacgacaagtcaaaagtttattGATCGGTCGGGGAAAATAAACGTCTCTTACCTGTGGCTGGAATACGCCAGCCCGGTTATACATCTGGAATGTGCTTCTATTGCCTGAGTCGATTCTGGTTTGTTCaaatttacaatatatatatttcctaGTTCATCACCTGGTAACAGTTAGGAATTAGGAGTTAGGAATTCTGTAAATTGGTGACAAGTCAATTGCAATGAAGGATATAACAGAAAGCGGCTTCTACGTACCACATGCGAAAGCGTCATCTTTGTGTGGATGCCAGGTCACATATGTAGGAGAGACATTTGGGCCACAGACATCTGCAGGGGAGAAACACAATCCCAATTGTCTATCAACTTTATTGCAGGTTTACTGTATCCAAATATGATAAAGAAATAGGCACTCACCCACATATGTATAGTCTTCTTTATTtcaaaaacttaataaaaaccgcagggagagggagcatggcaaacaGGTCTCAGCGACGCATGATTTGTGCGTCGCTGAGACCtgtttgccatgctccctctccctgcggtttttattaaatgtttttgAAATAAAGAAGACTATACATATGTGGGTGAGTGCCTATTTCTTTATCTTATTCGGATACAGTGGACTTGGATACTGATTTCAATAGAGCAGAATGTGTTCCATGAGTGTGTCTAGTACTAGTGAAGATGCATAGCGTATGCAGGAGTAGTAGTGCCGGGTCCATTTTTCTTGTTGGACAGATTTATTGCAGGTTTATTTTAGCACTTTTATCTATATTTACTAAGTGTGAAATGGCAAAACCCATAGAATGAGGAAACAAATCCTATAACATACCAAGGTACAGAGGTGTTGCATGTTTAAATGGACACGGTCATTTGAACCAACGTCACTTTATTTgagcctatgtgattcctaacactCGTGAAATCACTTCTTGTACCAAAGTTGACTCCTTACCTAAGATAAACGGCTCCAAATGTGTTCCTACAGGCGGAGTGGGATTTAGCATACTGTACGCAAGAGAAAGACAGTGAACCTGCATTCTCCAGAGAATATGCACTGTCCATGCAAGGTAAATCAGGGCTTTCCTCTAatctcagtgcttagtgtaaccccttctttgctgcgGTTATGTACACTGTGTGGTCTTTTCAAATCCCCCAGTCTTTAGTTGGCAGGCTTGCCTTTAGCAGCAGCTcaatgcttagtgtaacccccttACTTGCTATTGTTGTTTCTTTCACTTCTGCTCACAaagcaccttgcaaagccagtgcatcattAACCCTTTCttccccacatgccatctatagtactgtactgtgtaagtCATCAGTCACGCACAGTAACAGTCTGTCCAATGCAGTTTCAGCATAGAAGAGTGCAGTATGGGTCTGTACTATTGGCAAACAGCCAGACTCTGTTGACACAAAGGTCTCTGAGATGACAGGCTAGCCAGAACTATATGGAACTATATTTCTGTCATTAATGAGGATCATtggtgtgctgtatatacacgacTTCAACTTAGCTGATATTTTATACATCTATATTTAAGGTGTAACCgtctttttttcagaaatcagcagtataagcgattttaagaaactctataataggttttattaggcaaaaaagcctctttctgtactcaaaaagctatttcccagcctcccccctcactttttATCTGTTCATAATCAGGCAAAGCAGTCTTCATTACAGAAAAGCAAGTGAAGACGGGtcctgctgtgtccattatatcctatggaggggggagggtcagagggagatgagtgagcaggaagaggatacatgaaggtcagctgtttgtagactgtctgggcacataaaacgctggattcggagatcagaaaggtcagtgcttatctaggaacttgctgagagaagattgcagggtgttgtgctgtgcaggactgctcctctcagcccctcccctctccataaagcataatggacacaaaaatcctgcttcttctgaagtgaggagggagctaggaaaacagtttgcagtacagaaggaaactcttttggtaaataaaacatattacagagtttcttaaaaatcgcttgtactatagatatttattgttttcagaaaaatgacagttacgcgtTAACTGTAGTACGTATGGGTCATCATTTGTGTTGAGTGGACCTTtcaaaatgttcgggtttggcatTGTTCCCCAAACCCTAACCCTCAGCATTTGATTTCCCGCTCTGCAGAAGTCAGATGCAGCAATAGGGCTGCCAGTCtacgactgtatccatgttttccaggactcactagggcggcatccaacttctgcagccatagggAAGCAAATGCAGggcgtttgggttcggagaacgtaGCTGAACCGGAAcagtttgacagatccgctcTCCGCTCTACACTAGTTATCCTATAAACAGACAGGCCAACTCATATGTAATCTGGAAACATATCCACTACATATCATGCGTTACAGGACACTACTATCCCATACAGATCATAAACTGGGATACGTAGGTTGTTGTTCTACATTGTAATTTGAGGGACTATACATAAAATGCAAGTTACTTACTAATGCACTTTGCAGGTTTTGGATTCCTTGTGTCCCACAGTAACACCCTCTTATCCTTTATGGAAAGATAATCAGAATCAATGTTAGGCTGAGGCACATAATCCAGTCACTAGAGGCTTATTCACACTTAGCAGATTGTATTTTTTGAAGCATTTCCCCCGATTTTCTGCAAATCACAGCAGTTTTGTGCCaataactgataaaaaaaaatgaaataaaatggaAAATGCAAATATACCGTCTGCTGTCTGTGTATAAACAGACCAACATTTTATTTATTAGTCATCAAGGTggtggcccccccccctcccccgaaaggggcagttcaccatttttttttcctgtcaaatcgactggtgccagTAATTTGTCAtttagttttataaaaaaaaaatatctcaagtattccagtacttgtcagctgctgtatgtcctgtaggaaatggtgtattctctccagtctgacacagtgctctcagctgcctcctctgtccatgtcaggaactgtccagagcagtagcaaatccccatagaaaacctctgatgctctccagactggaaagaacacgtcacttcctgcagaacatgcagcagctgataagtactggaagactcaagatttttttaatagaatgaaattacaaatatctggcaccagtttatttgaaagaaaaaaacatttggtcgacaacccctttaaataagacaGAATCTGAGCTCCCCAACATGGAGAATAAGCTGGACAGTATGGTACAGCATTCACAAcaatagttatatatatttgatCAAAATGTGTAGTCAATGAAACCCAATGCTGCAATTTCTGACCAGTTCAGCATGCTCACTAAGTGCAGTATAATACCAACCATAGTAttacaacacaaaacaaaaagattaaaaaaaacacacctatAAATGACACCATAGATCAGGCATGCTGacatatatggggtatatagataATATTACCATATACTATAAGCCTGTAATATACAGAAACCATAGACATGCGGCCTTACCTCACCACAGGATAGAAAAACCGTCTCCTTGCCAGGACACGTGGAAACACAATTCACTTGACCGGAATGTGCTAGGACATAAAACACACAGATAAATGGGCAAATAAATGTGAAACTACTACAATACTAATGGGGCAGAATCCAGTACAATCAATATACTGAATTATGGATTATATGAAAGAAATAGGTCACAGAGACGCCTCAAAAGTTTTGACTGGACAGGATCTGTATGTTCGGACCCTAAcgcaggggaagggaaccttggctctccagctgttggaaaactacaactcccatcatgggagttgtagttctgcaacagctggagagccaaggttccctacccctgccctaaccAAACATTATATAAAGCCAGAAGAAGCACCCAGCTCTGCGCTTCACTCTCTGGCTTGCTGTGGAAGACAGGCTTCATTGTAGGTCAATAGTAGATTACACATATATGGAGCAACAGACACCGGCACTACCTCAAAGAAACATGGATGGCATGGGGTTGTATACTGGCGGAGAGTCTGGGTGCACAGTGAAAAAattcactggttggtgctcactttccCAGAAAAATATGTGCGtctaaagtaataaaaaataagaagtaggagagggcactcaccataagttgtgatcttctttattttagTGCTTGATTAAAAAACACAGGACATTCTGGGCTAATACGCAAGACGCCAGCACTTGAGGTAAAAGCTGGTTCGCGCGCATGGACGCTTCCTCGGTCctaagaagcgcgcatgcgcgcaaaCCAGCTGTTACCTCAGTTCATCTAAGTGCTGGCGTCTTGCGTATTAGCCCACAATGTCCTGTGTGTTTTTTAATCAAGCActgaaataaagaagatcacaacttatagtgagtgccctctaccacttctcttattttttatttcaagaTTAGTTATTGGCGGTGTAGCACCTTTAGGCGGTCATCACTTATGTACTGTAAGTATCAGCAATGTGCACCCCAGCTGTGCCCCACTGAACTCCATACTAACTTATAGACCCTAGCTATATAGATATACTCTATCATTCCATCCCGTGATCACATGCCTGCAGCTACTTTCATAGTGTCCATATAGGTGGAAGCCCCATGCAAAGTCAAGCTATAACACACCAGCATTGATCCTTATTACCTTTATAAGACTTCAGGAGCGTTTTTTGCGGGAGATCCCAGATCTGCACACTGAAATAAGAGAAGGGTTAAGACGTCTGTAATAATTCACTGAAACAGTGTCCTACGAAAGGTCCTATCATACCTGAAATCCTTGCTTCCACTGACagccagtgtccccccagtgaaGACCCCCAGGGTTGTGACAATGTCGTCATGTTCATATTTAGTGAATTTATTGACAAAGAGAGATTCATTGTCCAGTAACTCCCACAGCTCCACAGCCCCTGGAGACACAGACATGGGAGAGCAAAGGTTAGTTAAGATGAGAAGGGGTACTGACTACACACCAATGGcttatgtccgtgcagcccatcCCCtaaactgtatatacattactatgAACAGTGATTGTTTCATCGGCCGATCGTTGCCTCCATTACATGGAGCgactatcactccgtgtaatagggctctaactcACATGAATTGTAACCCTATGTATGTGACACATGCCAGAATGGACAGGTTGGATGAGATACAGCCTCCCTTACTAGCACAGACCAATATCCTTTAGGTATCATACATACGTTTGAATGATCAGGGTCATCCGAAAAAACTGTTTGCCTAatagtccttttacatggcctgacATGGGGCCGTGCAAGGATGCAAACGAGTGGTGATCAGCTAGATCGGTACTCATTTGCAGTTCCTTTATACAAACCAATAAATCAAGCAGCTGGGCCACCCAAACAATtcttgtatcgtttgtgcagccatagaaactgacagcacagatatgcttaTATTTCTGCTGTCAGTGTCCAGATCAcaaaagcagtgcatacttaccatcagtgctgctgtgtgatctggcatacACACTGTAGTGATGTcccgataccagaattttgagttccataccaataccaactttttttttcaatgctcgataccaattcgatactgaataaattatatTGAAAATTAGAAATGCCCCCCAACAGGTCCGTAACGAACCAATTCacattcctttaattttattactttaaaaaagtttccattatttaaagtaaatgtgctttaaaaattgccctattctcactCCTAACACTGCTACCTGTCTGGCTGTGGTGTGAGGagtctttttttgtgccatgatctgtagttttatttagtagcatGTTTTTATGTGCTACTGAACTTGGTGTTTTTATGCGCTTGCTCTGTTTACCGTttgtgatcaggaaggtgataattttaTAGTAAGGACATTAACACTCCAAGTATCTGGggacaatgggggttgtagtcatgtaacacaccatctATCAGGGGGATGGGATGATATGGGCTGTAGTCATCTAACACTTCGGCTATctgggggatggtgggggttgtggtaacacacaacacacacacacactttagctatcagaggatgatggggattgtagtcatgtaacacacaccagacaTCAGGGGGATTATAgtaatgtaatacacttcagctttaAGGGGATAATGGGGATTATAGTCATGCAACACACACTTGTTTATTTGTgcgcaggttacagcccccccctcccttcccagtcAGAGCACGACCGACCCCCTCCTCACCCGCACTGATGTCTGCCCCGGGAGTCTCCTGACGGCCCGGCCTGCCGCTCCTCCTCACAATCCTGTGCTGCCAGATGGCCGCGTCTTCTCcagcccccccctccgtcctcctCACCCGGATCGTgctgctctctctctcctgccgcTGACCCTGCTCTGCCCTTTGGATGACCTGAGCTATGCAATGCTATATATTATTGCTgtagcattgcatagatcagtatcAGTGCTCTGCTATCAGCAGAGACACCGGGAAGGTGAGTGCGGACCTAGGGCTGTGAGGTGACCCATCAGCCCCCCCACACTCACATTGCGGGGGTGCCGATTGGACACTTCTCAgccacctgtcaatcatccatttCAATGCCACGATCACATTACATCGCGGCATTGAAAGGGTTACATGCAGTCATTAGCAGccggggtctgttacacatagtagccgacccctgctgcatatacAGCGCGCTCAGGATGGGAGAATGccactgtcagttgtgacagcggcatgtatacagttacatagccggcacaagccATCGCTGTGTGTCGGcaatttgaatttggcgccaccGGGGGCAGAAGCTGCGCGGGACCGAAGACATGACAGGTGGTAGCAGGGGCgggacacagagaacacggccggcgctcagatagccgctggccgtgttctctactttatactttatgttatactgcgctattatgcaaattaacataaagtatcgataccaggaaatcctggtaccgaatcgttttttgccccggaatatcgatagtagtatcgatatttcggtgcatcgtgcaacccTAACACACTGTCGCCCTGCTTCCTCCAGaatgacagctggaggaggtagGGCAGTGGCTTGAAGACGGAGCAAGACAGGAGCTGACAGtggcagatcacacagcagcgcagatgGTAAgtactgcatgtgtgatctggaaactgacagcacagatatatacataactgtgctgtcagtttccctttgctattggctgcccatctcctgtttacacaggaagatgtgcagcagATAGCGATAAATTTCGTGGCAGTCCTAAATATGCCatcagccaaggatcaggcattttcccgctcctctgctgatcgctgtcacttttacacaggcagattatcggCCACAGGAGCCCTTCTAGCAAAACAGCCCacgtaaaaggcccttaaaggggtactcaagcggaaaaaaaattcttacaaatcaactggtgtcaggaagtttcagagatttgtaaattacttctatttaaaaatctccagtcatccggtacttatcagctgctgtatgtcctgcaggaagtggtgttttctttctagtttgacacagtgttctctgctgccacctctgtccatgtcaggaactgtgcagagcagtagcaaatcccatagaaaccctctcctgctctccagactggaaagaatacattacttccggcaggacatgcagcagctggtaagtactggaactctggagatttttttttttttaatagaagtaaattacaaatctctttgatttgaaagaaaaaaaaacctggctAGGATATAGGATACAGATATGCCATACACAAAtatgagtggtggtggtgggggtcagaCATTATAGGATACCCCCCCTATTTCATGTAGACCATAATCCTACAGGTTCTGACTGGTCGGACGTGATGGGCTGGTTCTTGTGACATGATTAGTTTCATAGAACACTTATTACATGAGAACAACATTACCGGAATCTGAAGCCACAAGGATCCCTCTCTCCAGCACCCAGGCCACATCGGCCACGCCGGTCTCTGTCTGTACGCCGGCCGTACATTGGCTTTCATTAGGGGCTTCTTTAGGATCTTTGAAAACCCAAATGGACCCTCCCCAGGTGCGAGAGTTCAGGCTGGAAGCGGAGAGAAGCATGGCGCCATCTGTAATAGAAGACCACAATGTTAGGAGATGCGCGGACTCACTCACATGGATTACTGTAGGATTCACACTTTGGGAAAGCAAGAATTATTACTTACGATAATTCACTTtttatgagtccatcatgacagcaccacatggaggatgtcacccttgacctaacaggaacaggaaatacagagagaggttaaaagggcacttccccaaTCCCACCTCAGTGTTATTATAACGAAACCATAGGATCAACAACACATAGGGAGGGAAATCtaagggtgctgtcatgatggactcataaaaagtgaattatcgtaagtaataattcttgctttatacatcgtccacatgacagcaccacatggagaCATACCAACTTAGACTTTCAGGGCGGGACCACAGCGTGTAGCACCTTTCTCCCGAAAGCCATGTCTTGGGAAGTACCCACGTCCAGCCGGTAATGCCTGAAAAAGGTATGAGGCGAGGACCAGGTAGCAGCCTTGCAAATTTGTTCAAGAGAGGCTGCtgatttggctgcccaggagaCTGCAGTGGCTCTGGTAGAATGAGCTTTGAGACCCGATGGAGCTTCTTTTCCTCTGGCCGAGTAAGACTCACAGATGGCAGTCTTGATCCAACGGGCTATAGAACCTTTGGAGGCTTTTTTACCTTTGTTAGGACCTTGAAATTGGACCAACAGGTTTTCATCTTTCCTCCACGGTTTTGTGGTTTCCAGGTACTGAAGAATAGCACGTCTTACGTCCAGGCGATGAAATGACTCTTCCTTCTCATTTTTCGGATTGTCACAGAATGAAGGAATAACAATATCCTGGGACCTGTGAAAATTGGTCACAACTTTTGGTAGAAAAACAGGATTTAATTTAAATACTATTTTGTCATCTAGAATGGTACAGTAGGGTTGCATAATAGATAAGGCTTGAATCTCTCCTACCCTCCTTGCTGTTGTTATAGCAATAAGAAAGGCGGTTTTGATGGTAAGTAATTTTAAAGAGATCTCATGTAAGGGCTCAAATGGTCTGTCTGAGAGGCCCAAGAGAACAGTATTCAAGTCCCAAGGCGCTGTTAGATTTTTTATCTTCGGCTTGATTCTGGATACTGCTCTGAAGAATCTTTTGATCCACTGATGCTCTGCAATTCTGGTATCATAAATGCATCCTAAAGCTGAGACCTGAACCTTCAAGGTACTTAAGGAGAGACCCTTGTCTAATCCAGCTTGTAGAAAGTCCAATATCTTAGGAATGTCTGGTTTTGTCAAATCCGGAGGCGGATCTCCACACCAGGAGCAAAACTTCTTCCATTGTTTAAGGTATATGGCAGATgttatttcttttttacttttcataAGAGTATTTACTACTCTAGAGGACAAACCTCTGGCTGTGAGGATGGACCTCTCAGTAGCCAGGCAGTTAAATGGAGGTTTTGAAGGTCCGGATGATGAAGAGGTCCCTGGGATAGGAGATCTGCTCTGAGAGGAAGCGGAAAGGGCTCCTGGATTGACATGGAGGATAGGAGACTGAACCAACTCCTCTTTGGCCAGTGGGGAGCTATGAAGATGACCGTGGTATCGCTGGAGCGTATCTTTTGTAGAGCTCTCGGGATGAGAGGTAGAGGAGGAAACGCATAGGCCGGATGAAAATTCCAGTCTTGTTGGAGAGCATCCAATGCTGTTGGATAATCCCGAAGGTTCAGGCTGAAGAATTCTTCTGTCTTCCTGTTGGATCTTGAGGCGAACAGGTCCACCTGTGGAAAACCCCATCTGTCTGCAAGTTGATAGAAGATCTGGGAACTGAGTTCCCATTCCCCAGGGTGTATTATTTTGCGACTTAAAAAGTCTGCCAGTTTGTTGTCCACTCCCCTTAGATGGACTGCTGAGATAGATCTCACCTTGCCTTCTGCccaagagaagatttttctggatagcagctgcagaagtttGCATCTTGTCCCTCCTTGGTGGCGAAGATATGCTACCACCGTCGAGTTGTCCGAATAGACCTTTATATGGTTGTTGAGGAGCAGGTGTTCCGCCATTTTCAGAGACTCCCAGACTGCAGCCAGTTCTCGAAAGTTGGAGGACTGGGCACTGATTTCTTCCGACCAACGACCCTGAAAGTGAAAGCCCTGAATGTGAGCACCCCAACCTGATTGGCTGGCATCCGTGGTCACCGTGACTACTGGATCCAGAATCCAAGGGCAACCTTTCTGTAGATTGGACTCCTTCAGCCACCAGAGGAGCGAAATCTTCACTTTTTGTGAAATCGTCATCCGTTTGTCCAATGTTAAGGGGGATCTGTTCCACACATGAAGTATATCGCCCTGTAGGATGCGAACATGGTGTTGGCACCAAGGTACTGCTGGGATGGTAGCGGTCATAGAACCCAAGAGCGACATGGCCTTCCGGATTGTGGTGGATTTTTTCTTCCTG includes:
- the WDR77 gene encoding methylosome protein WDR77, whose product is MSKASPWGSPMRAPACMESQLGAVRYRRDGAMLLSASSLNSRTWGGSIWVFKDPKEAPNESQCTAGVQTETGVADVAWVLERGILVASDSGAVELWELLDNESLFVNKFTKYEHDDIVTTLGVFTGGTLAVSGSKDFSVQIWDLPQKTLLKSYKAHSGQVNCVSTCPGKETVFLSCGEDKRVLLWDTRNPKPAKCINVCGPNVSPTYVTWHPHKDDAFACGDELGNIYIVNLNKPESTQAIEAHSRCITGLAYSSHSSPYLASISEDCSVLVLNSNSTEIFKDQSHQDFVTGVAWSPTDISSFTTVGWDHKVLHHSLPKEDKPEPPAETQD